In the Rhododendron vialii isolate Sample 1 chromosome 2a, ASM3025357v1 genome, gaGCGTTTTTTAGGGGGGAAAAattctaaataaattaaataagtaaAATTCGAAGAGTGGATAGAATTGCTGAATATGAAATTTACAAACATGGATTGTCAAAATGCCCTACAGATCAAAAAAGGGCAACAAAGGAAATGAATTTTTGTGATTCGTATAATGAGATTTTGTGGTCAAATTgatatgaatttttgtgattACTTTTATGAATATTTGTTGTACTGTTGTTCATGAATTTTTTGTGGCATTGTTTATGAactttgaagagagagagagagagagagagagagagctcaaaGTTAGTATAAGTTTTGTGGTGTTGTTTATGATTGTTTGTGATATTATTTACGAATTTTTGTGGTGcgatttatgaattttttgatttcaatTACAAATTCTTGTGGTGTTTATGAAATTTTTGTGATAGTGTTTAGAGTATCTCCACTTCTTACTCAAAtcttgactcaaactcaaatttgagtataAATTATCAAAAATCCTCCTCCACTCCTTACCTAAACCTataccaaatttgagtaaattgagttttactcaaatttagtTAAGACTCAAACtcttaatcaaattttttaaggCAAATTTCACACctttaaatttacaatattgccattaatgaagtttttactcaaatttgtgcatATTTGTGCTTGGATTTGAGTTtacccattggaacacacaataccaaatcaagtttttacccaaatttttaatcaaatttggataaaaatctaAGTAAGGAGGAGAGATGCTCTTACGAATTCTTGTGGTGTTtatgcaagtggagtggagtgaaATTCAGTTGGTGTCTctcttatactctcatgcacatgggCAGGGTTTGATTCCTGTTAGCATGCATCCCCCTCCCTAAGTCTCCTAGAATATggtagattaggattaacgaatggcaaaaaaaattacaaaaaagcaCGGACGGCTCACATTTTATCCGAGCTTCTATTGATCTGAATTGTCCATTACTTGGATTAAATTCCAAGTCATTCATTGTTGAAATGGACGACCGGATCAGCTGCACTACAACGTACCCCCATAGGGCGGGCTACCCGGATCCATTTAGAGTGGCtctctctgtttggaacttaaagaaaagaaagaaaaactaaaaaaaattccctcctATTGTTTAGTTGGaatagaaagagagaagaaaataacaattttaagttttatgaataataaattttccctctcatttttctcccattttattttattttattttctattgcttccaaacagagcctagaACTGTTGTTTGACGTTTGTCCTATTAAACCGGGACACGATTTAATACCCTGTGCGGATTACAAAGACTCCGTAACCAAACAGTTCTTCATGCGTAGTACGCGAACCCTAGGATTGCTTAAACCCCTCATCACTCTTCTTCCGCAGAATCTCCGTATCCGTATGAACACTACAACAGCAATGTCTGCTTCCagaattttttccaaattttccaaATCTTTTTCGCTCAAATCTCTCAATGGAAAATCAGCCGCATCCCTTCCTAAACCTTTAAATCAGTCCAAACGCATTTCAGCCATTTCCAGGTGAGGCAATTTAACTCCatttgttttgactttttgttttttggttgaaagttAACATTCCTGCTAGATGTATAGGTGCTTATGtatatagaaaaattattcaatgcctcTAGGACGCTGccgtgtggagcccacacaaaTGTGGGGTGTAGAGAAGAGTTTGGGCACCGCCACGGGTGCCTCAGGGGCATGGAATAATTactcatgtatatatgtatataatgtATGTTGTATATGTGCGTGTATATATGTTGGTGTGTGCAGTTtatggatttatttattggtgGAAATGGGTTTTTTGTTAGATTACCGGTGGAGGTGAGGTGCTTGGTTTCAATGATGCCACTGCACAGTGCGATAGCTTCGGCTCGCCTGAGATCGATCCTCTCTGCAGAGTCTCAGAGCTGGGGTTTAATTCCTCAAGGTATAGTCATTCAAACCACGAGTGGATATTTACTGGTATATTGGTATGATTGAATATCAAATGTTCCTCAGCATTCTAGAAATATTGTTCTAGGATAGGATCTGTAAGTTGGGAGATGAGATGGTTGAATTGGAGTTGAGGTTTGGAAAATATAGATTTAAGTGATGGAAAGAAGAATATGATGCAAATAAAAATTCAGGTTGGTCTGGATTATCATTAGGAACGCATGTTTATGGACTAGCGACAATATGATGTCAATCAAGTGTTTAGTTGCGCTTCATTATGTTCAATCTAATGGAATTGACTAATTGATTGCATTTGGATAATTACAATCTATTCCTACATCATGGTCCTTTGTTGATAAGGGCATCATGTTGTATCGGAAATATAAAAACTTTGGCATTCTTGCCATACCTATTTCTGTCATCTTTAGTTATGCCGAAATTGAAAACCTGTGTACCACTCTGTAGTCTGTTCACACTGAACAATGAATGATTGATACCAAGTTTTTCTAAGTTTCCTGACCAGAAAAGTAGTCGCGGCTTTCTAGGAGTAATTCAAGCATATGCTTCATTCAGCTTTCAAAGTTCCCATACATTTTACTATACATCATGGTAAGCTACAAATACACTTGAAATATGATGCTTGATCTTTCTacttactctctctctttttcctcaaATCTATGGAAGGTTCGCTATTGGTATTGAGGTATCCCACTTCCTAAGTTCTTGTGTGACCTAGGTTATTAGCACGTTAATGGCTAGATCTTCAAGACTAAGACCCCCAACCTGAATTGTAGATCGTTGTAGCATATTGATGGTAAAATTTGATCCAGTAAGGCATAATTATGGCTGGATTTTCATGGCGTATGAGTATCTTTACTCAACATTGGTTGACATATATTCACCAAGTGTTGAAAATGGACCTGATAATATAAGGATTTACACGGCGTAGGGATATGTTACGTAACTGTTGGTTGAGATGGGCATTTCACTTGCTGACCTCTTATCATAATAAATGTTTGTCATGGCATTAGCAGTCTTCagcaatgttttgaaaacagaCCGGTGAACGAACCGAAGTAGGGACCGGGTGGACGGGTCACCGGTTCAACCGCGGTTGAACTGGAATCGAACCTTGATGTCATAATTATGtcaaatatataatatattaaaaatatataagtaaaacaagcatataaaaaataaatgtataGAAAAAATACAAGTCTTCGTCATTATTTGGAGTGAAAAGAGAAGGAGTTGAGCTAATGCATTCTGGAATGTGTTTTGCTCCAATCTCACATCGGTGGGGAGGAGAATCAGTAAAGACCTTTGGATCTATAAATGCTTCACAAGGCAAGTCAGAGAAGTTACCTAGTGGACGTGGGCTGTGTAAGCCTGTGCATGCCAGCTGTACCAATGAATGTCACCGAAGTTTAAAATTTCAGTTCAAAAATTTCCAGTTCGGTTCGATGAACCCGCTCCCGGTTCTTCTGGGTTGGCGGTTCAACCGCTAGTTTCGAACGGTTTTCTACTTAGGGGCCGGTTCTTACAACATAGTGGTTCTAGTGTACATCCGGACCGGAGCAAGGTCCGGTCAACGAGTCAACCGGGAGAACCGGCCGGTCTGGCCCAGTTTTTAAAACATTGGTCTTCAGTACTACATGGAATTATAACGATTGGTTATTAGTGATCCACAAAATAAAGTGCGAATGATACCAAAGTTAAAATGGCTTAAAAAAGGTGCAAACGACACCAAATATAGCGTAATTGTGAGTAGGCACAATGTTGATGTGTTTTACTTCGTAGTTCTCACTTCTCAACAATGTGGCTATTGCCATCGGAGGACGATGAAGTGCAAGTACAGTGGAGTCATCAGAAAACATTCATAAAATTATTCTCAAAGGTTTTTTGCAACGAGAAAAAGCCATTGCAGTACATGAGAACCAGGCATAAATTGAAATAAAGGTAAGCAAAAATAACTACTAATCCATGAATTCATCCAAAAAGGTCCGAATCCGCCAGTGCAGTTGATTTTTTGGTAGTCTGTTTTGGTTCTCATTCAGAAAATGGAGAAATGTCTCAAACAGTTCATTAATGGTTCCAGTTCCGTACCGAACCGATCAGTACAAATAACTACAAATGCATTTAGGTTTCAGGTTTTCTGTTTAAATACACTTAATCATACTCTACAACTTCCTGCCCTATCGAAGCTAACATATATGTAATCCCAAACCTAAGAGTTGGTTTGGTTCCATGGACGGATTAGTTTTGTTCTCACATGTTCGATCTGTAAGAGTTGGTTGATTGGTTTACCACTAAACTGAAGCAATCAGGTCCGTGGTCACCCCAACACATAGCCCTGGTCGTGTGTTTGGTTGTGACTGACCAAGTTAGTTAAAATTGCAACCCCACATATATAGCAGAGTTAAGGGTGCTTGTTAAAAACTGGTTGACAAAAGCTCTAGTAATTTAGTATTTCTCGAGTTAAAAAGCTGTTCCGCAAGCACTGCAATTTCAGACTACAACACTTGAATAAACATAAAGCAATATTTTATGATATTGTTTTTCCGAGTGCATGATTGAATACGGTAAATTCTCGTGTTTATTGGCCTGAATCTTCCAGTGGGATAGGAGAATAACTGATTCGCAATAACACATTCTAACCATGCTTTCTCAAAGGCCGTTATTTACCTGTAAGTGTTGCTCTTTTGTATTCTGTTACTGATCCTGGTAATGTTATCTAATTCATTCGTTGTCTTTGTTGTAGGTATTTCCTCACCTTTATGAAATCTCCTCTGTCCCAGCTTGCCGCCGGATGGGGTATCATATCACAAAATCAACCTCAACAGATTTTGTTTTTCTGCTTCAGACTCGTGTTTTTCTGTTAATTGCTCAATGAGAAGCCTTGTATGCaattagaaaatgaattttctttcaattttttcaatcGAGAACTGAAGGGTTGATGAATAATAGTTCCATATTGAACTCTGTCACTGAACTACATGCTCTTGGTGAGGAAGTATATGCAGATTATTAGGTTTGATGTTGGGTTATACGTTGTTCGCATTACCTGATTTAGCAGAGTTTTTGATGCATGTGATTTAGCATACCGCGCAGAAtttgaaagaaggaaaaagtgaACGTAAGTAGATTGAAGGTGTCAAGAATTTCATCGCCATTCCATATTTCTTACATTCGGCAGCAATCACAGAAACTTTTTCAAGGAGTTTCAGGCAGAATGAAGCATTGAATAGCAAGTTTAGGTGTTCTAAGAAACATCCGGTTGAGCTAAATGCTCTTGTTGACATAGAAGTTTCTTCAGTACAGGAGCTGTCCGTGTCCTCAGGACATAATTCACATGGCTTGCATCTCTGCGAACAAACTTACCGTATAAAaagctgtgtttggatcttgaatttgtgTTTGTCTGTAGAGGGGAAAATGTGATGAattctactctctttttttgacaaGAGAATTCTACTCTATTACCATGGAAAtcctttattcttttcttttctttcacaaaACCCTATTTTAATCTGAAATCCAAAAACAGCCTAATGAATGGGGGTTATCGGAAGAATTTAAGATAAAATGCCTTGCAAGCATTAGAGGAGCTTTTCAGCTATTTGGTGCAAGTAAGGTAAGTAGGCTAGGATTGTAAAGAGAACACAACAAAGAATCACAAGAGACTGGAATATTATTGCAAACACTGACTAACTTCAACTACTGACTTGGTTATTTACAGGGGAatgctctccttttataggcgtaaggagacAGCCAAATACATCATGCATGACATCAGGGAATCAGATATAATTTACAGACACTACTATTAAACTTTTAGACTTTTAGTAAAAGCAAACCTAATCAACTATTACACTTTAGACTTTTAGTAAAAGCAAACCTAATCGTACAACCATTATTACACCAACAGTTGATTAGGTTTGCTTTTACTAAAAGTCTAAAAGTTTAATAGTAGTGTCTGTAAATCATGTCTGATTCCCTGATGTCATGCATGATGTATTTGGCtgcctccttacgcctataaaaggagagcatTCCCCTGTAAATTACACCTAAAGTTAGAACCAGCTATTTAGACCAAGAACAAAGTCAAAATCAGATCACACTATTAACACTAGAGATCAGAGGAAAAGAATCACatacattttttcattttaactcGGATTAAAACTATTTCATGACCGTCTTTCCCGGTTCACATATTTGTAAGATATCAAGCTCCGCAACCTCAATTTTGCAAGTCCCTAACGGGCAAAATGTCCATACATCAAACACACAAAATCCACTATGGTAGGACTGTTGTACAAACCACACTGCTACCTGGAAATAGAATTGAGTTTCCTTGACCACATTTGGGTCTGACAGAAAAGAGACCATATCCTACTACCCAACCCAagtcaaaagaaattttttgcaaattctcccttttttttctaCAAGGAATGTACAAAATCCAAAGAAAACAAGCAACTCAATTATGGATCAAAGGTGAAGAACAtgtataataataaaaaaatctataagaaaaaaagaaaaaggtagtCAAAAATCACAAGCCAAATTAGCAACCCAGAAAAATATGAGGGAAAAATATCCAAATCCAGTCATTATTTTCACATGCTCCCTGCTCTACCAGGAGCAGTTTTTGTTGgcttaaattttgaaatatcaACAAGATCTCCAAACAGCTTATCCTCCGGCTTTGAGGGCTTCCCTGATGGAACATAGGATGTAGTAGTAGGCAGGTAAGAAGAATTCCTCAAGGCACCATCATCCCTAAATGTCATCCCGGACATTCTCTGCTCAATGAACTGAGCATTTTGTGGCTGTTGACCGTAACCATAACCATACCCGTATCCGCCCATTTGGTTGTTATTATACATCTGTTGAGGATAATAACCCATCTGCCCAGATTGCATTTGCTGTGGATAAACACCCATCTGTTGATGGTTGCTCGGCATTTGCTGTGGATAAACGCCCATCTGTTGATGGTTGCTCTGGATGCCCTGGTTATTATAAACACCCACCTGATTGTTCCCCATGAATTGAGATCCTTGGTACATGCCACTTGGCATTGGTTGGGCGTGAGTAACACCCGCAGGAGGAACCTGCATTGCTGTAGGAGAATATTGACTGCCTTCCAGTTGGCTGTTGTCTGTCGGAGCCTGAGCTTCCCagggtggtggtggcagcgaaCTACTGCTCTGAGCACCTGCAGGTCATGAGAATTGATAAAACTACATTCTGTTAAGTGTTTAATTTAGGTCAAGTTCCATGAAAATCTTGTgaagaatgaaaaaaacaaattcctGGCTTTTCACACAGAATGACTAACAAGCTCTGGGGGCCATGATGCTAGGGGAGCGCCAAATTATGCTGATAAATGGATCATGAAGCCTACAAACCcacatcttttgaataaacatgattgttttcaaaattggaACAAAAAGTATGCactttcatttctaatcttatTAAGCATTTATTCAAAACAATAATATCCCAATCAATAAGTTGAACCATAAAGGGCCCTGACATCTTGAAACAAAGTGTAACACAAGTAACTAATAATGGCTGTCGATGTCCGTTGGAGTAATTGGAAGAATAACCAGTAGAGTCAGTGTCTTCAGACCTTACGGACTTCGGCCAAAAGGCAACTCAAATCTGAATTCAATAGTTTGCAGGAAGATACTTATCAGTAATATTTTGTTACTTCTAATGAAATAGGAAAAAGCTATGGGCACATATGAGCATGTACATATCGTGCACATATgggttttgtggggcccacctcgggtcccacaaagatgattcaaaccgcccattatttttaaaatatttttttatggagccctgtaaaaaatcagctcaacccgatatcagtaagaattttttcagaatttgtagGGGTGAAACTACCTAACTGCTCAATTTCACCCcaacaaattcaagaaaaatccttaccaatatcgggttgagctgattttttacagggctctatcaaaaaatattttaaaaataatggacggttcaaatcatctctatgggacccgagatgggccccacaaagtctcatatgtgcatgatatgtacAAACCAtatgtacccatagcagtactcgaGTTATTAACATGAGCCCTTAAAGAGGTTCGAGTTGCCTATTATTTAATTCAGGTTTGAGTTGTTGCCTTTTGGCTGCTGTTAAAAATTGTAGACAGGTTTGGGTTGGTCAACATGTTGGATCAGAAGCTGTCACTCCCAACTAGCTGTTTAGAAAAGGGGCATATTTTCATGGCAGAGCTCAATCTTATAGGGTATACATGGAGAGCTTTGGGAGAAAATAATACACAAACACATGTATATCAACATCTATACATATAAGAGTGGATTAGAAATGCACCATAAACTGGCGAAGGTGGCTGCTGCTGGGGCAGTATCTGTCCATTCCAAGCAGAATTAGCACCCTGGGTGTATAATGGCTGCTCATACTGTGGTGCCATCATATTTGAGCCAATCCCGTTAGGGTAAACCGAGTTTTGTGGAGGTTGAAAATTCTGCTGCTGCTGATACTGTGGCATTGAGGAGTAAGGTTGATTGTTGTTATTTTGAGAAAACATGTCAACAAGTGCAAGGGCATTCTGGTGATTAGCTACAGGACTGGCTGACTGGGGTTCTCCCACGGGAACAATAGCAAGCGTATTTTCTGCCGTAGGTGAGTTGAAGTCGTCCCCGCTCAAGAGGTCCATTTTTGGGTCAACCTTTGTTGGAGTTTTTGCTTGACCATTAGTAATTGGCGGAGCAGGAAGCATCAGCTGATTGACTGCACCAGCATTGGGGGTGGATCTGTAGAGAAACCAAGGTGTTAGCTGCATTATAAAggaataaaatttaaataacatGTGCTCACAGCAAGAATCAAACCAGAAAGccaaaaggggggaaaaaaactcTGGACATCCATTGCATAAATTTCCTGAAGTTCAAGGACCGATCATGCagataaaccaaaccaaaccaaaccaaactgagcctaatGTCCCAATTacttggggttggctacatgaatctttttccttcattgagctctgtcaagggccacagATCATGCAGATGGTGTGAGAAAACTAATTTCAAATTTCTAGATTCTTTACTTTTGCTAAAAAATTGTGCAAAACAAAACTACCGTCACTAATAACACAACAATCGTGCTAGTTTGAAGTGTAGATTTCAGTCACATGAGTAAACACT is a window encoding:
- the LOC131316613 gene encoding protein NONRESPONDING TO OXYLIPINS 2, mitochondrial-like isoform X1; translation: MRSTRTLGLLKPLITLLPQNLRIRMNTTTAMSASRIFSKFSKSFSLKSLNGKSAASLPKPLNQSKRISAISRLPVEVRCLVSMMPLHSAIASARLRSILSAESQSWGLIPQGIVIQTTSGYLLVYWYD
- the LOC131316613 gene encoding uncharacterized protein LOC131316613 isoform X2 — encoded protein: MRSTRTLGLLKPLITLLPQNLRIRMNTTTAMSASRIFSKFSKSFSLKSLNGKSAASLPKPLNQSKRISAISRLPVEVRCLVSMMPLHSAIASARLRSILSAESQSWGLIPQGISSPL
- the LOC131315711 gene encoding TOM1-like protein 9, with the protein product MVNSFVERATSDMLIGPDWAMNIEICDMLNRDPAQSKDVVKGIKKRLGSKNPKVQLLALTLLETVIKNCGDLIHMHVAEKDLPHEMVKIVKKKPDFHVKEKILILIDTWQEAFGGPRARYPQFYAAYQELLRAGAVFPQRTESSAPVFTPPQTQPLSSYPQNVRSAEFREEAAESSAEAEFPTLSLTEIQNARGIMDVLSEMLSALDPANKEGLRQEVVVDLVEQCRAYKQRVVHLVNSTSDESLLCQGLQLNDDLQRLLAKHEALASGTKVQAEKPKPEPVRALVNVDTPLIDTGASKQSDGGSTPNAGAVNQLMLPAPPITNGQAKTPTKVDPKMDLLSGDDFNSPTAENTLAIVPVGEPQSASPVANHQNALALVDMFSQNNNNQPYSSMPQYQQQQNFQPPQNSVYPNGIGSNMMAPQYEQPLYTQGANSAWNGQILPQQQPPSPVYGAQSSSSLPPPPWEAQAPTDNSQLEGSQYSPTAMQVPPAGVTHAQPMPSGMYQGSQFMGNNQVGVYNNQGIQSNHQQMGVYPQQMPSNHQQMGVYPQQMQSGQMGYYPQQMYNNNQMGGYGYGYGYGQQPQNAQFIEQRMSGMTFRDDGALRNSSYLPTTTSYVPSGKPSKPEDKLFGDLVDISKFKPTKTAPGRAGSM